From a region of the Daphnia pulicaria isolate SC F1-1A chromosome 1, SC_F0-13Bv2, whole genome shotgun sequence genome:
- the LOC124321744 gene encoding ovarian-specific serine/threonine-protein kinase Lok-like — MSNQFQLQEKIQEAQFASSTQLTAYYRETEEELLKEKEVVEEKKGNSMQDYSGINLLQERAEDEQWGITDFCLSKLVDDENQCKTFCGTPLYLAPEVVPSFPHHPYTKVVDVWSLGVMLFLMLSGYHPFDQSRNFTGNPLSTSDCIARGPDWLDDKWEAVSLDSKTLITRLLQTDQNQRPKIEDILSSTWMTDGEVITKVNEIRCAATNTNS; from the exons ATGTCTAACCAGTTCCAATTGCAG GAGAAAATACAGGAAGCGCAGTTTGCATCAAGTACACAACTAACTGCTTACTATCGCGAAACGGAGGAAGAATTactaaaggaaaaagaagtggtagaagagaaaaaagggaactcGATGCAGGATTACAGCGGtattaattt ATTACAAGAACGCGCTGAAGACGAGCAGTGGGGA atTACTGATTTTTGTCTATCCAAGTTGGTGGACGACGAAAACCAGTGCAAGACATTTTGCGGTACACCCCTTTATTTAGCCCCAGAAGTTGTACCGAGCTTCCCTCATCATCCCTACACGAAGGTGGTCGATGTTTGGAGCTTAGGGGTGATGCTGTTTCTCATGCTGTCGGGTTATCACCCCTTTGATCAATCAAGAAATTTTACAGGCAATCCGCTATCCACAAGCGACTGCATTGCTAGAG GTCCCGATTGGTTGGATGACAAATGGGAAGCAGTTTCTCTGGATAGCAAAACACTGATCACTCGTTTGCTGCAAACGGATCAAAACCAaagaccaaaaatagaggataTCTTGTCATCCACATGGATGACTGATGGCGAAGTCATCACCAAGGTGAACGAAATTCGCTGTGCGGCTACCAACACCAACAGTTAA
- the LOC124329350 gene encoding uncharacterized protein LOC124329350 translates to MERKPLGNISNYKQHCRKVGNPRKADKDIDKAKQFDNQILQEAFTITSNEEITCLASGEQNHKNIIETIQEREETIELDCDLSQEPIPITFQKEVSAGEQIHMHAIETSTLETNKELEECLQLDYTKIQLPAPSWKKEQVLNTECVHYYEVLVKKYSIAIQKTLTVDFKTRKMKATIITRELSVLDEQEMSFTSVLEVEAFLCKLHAGKICPGIVHNPENHRKKQTSLVRNAEISYGVWRAKNCTLITYSAGEIIKPCKLCIWIDKLLKMQFKRH, encoded by the exons ATGGAACGTAAACCATTGGGAAACATCTCCAACTATAAGCAGCACTGTCGCAAGGTTGGAAATCCAAGGAAAGCGGATAAAGACATTGATAAAGCTAAGCAATTTGATAATCAAATATTACAAGAAGCATTTACAATCACatcaaatgaagaaataacATGTCTTGCTTCGGGAGAACAAAATCACAAGAATATCATTGAGACAAtccaagaaagagaagaaaccaTAGAGCTTGATTGTGATTTATCACAAGAACCAATTCCAATTACGTTTCAAAAAGAAGTAAGTGCTGGTGAACAAATTCACATGCATGCCATTGAGACTTCAACCttggaaacaaacaaagaattagaagAATGCTTACAGCTTGATTATACCAAGATACAACTTCCGGCACCGTcatggaaaaaagaacaagtacTAAACACGGAATGCGTCCACTACTATGAAGtgcttgtaaaaaaatatagtaTTGCCATTCAAAAAACTTTAACAGTCGACTTCAAAACCAGGAAAATGAAAGCTACTATCATTACTCGCGAATTATCCGTACTGGATGAACAAGAAATGTCTTTTACATCAGTATTAGAAGTTGAAGCATTTCTGTGCAAGCTACATGCAGGAAAAATATGTCCTGGAATAGTTCACAACCCAGAAAATcaccgaaaaaaacaaacatcttTAGTTCGAAATGCTGAAATCAGTTACGGAGTGTGGCGTGCCAAAAA CTGTACCCTCATTACTTACTCTGCCGGTGAGATTATTAAGCCCTGCAAATTATGCATCTGGATAGACAAGTTGTTAAAGATGCAATTCAAACGCCATTAA